In the genome of Tsukamurella paurometabola DSM 20162, the window CGACTTCTCCTTCAGCGGCCTCAAGACCGCCGTCGCCCGGCATGTCGAGGCGGAGAAGGCGGCGGGGCGCGCATTGAACGTCGAGGACATCGCCGCCTCGTTCCAGGAGGCGGTCGCGGATGTGCTGACGTTCAAGGCGATCCGTGCAGCGCAGGACACAGGGGTGCAGACGATCGTGCTCGGCGGCGGTGCCACCGCCAATTCCCGTATCCGGTCGTTGGCCCAGGAGCGTTGTGATGCGGCGGGATTCGATCTGCGGGTACCCAAGCCCCGGTTGTGCACCGACAACGGGGTGATGATCGCGACCCTCGGTGCGCACGTGATCGACGCCGATCCCAGTCCCACCGATCTGCGCGCCGCCACCGATCCCGGCCTCTCGGTGCGCCGCAGCAAACTCTAGTCGGTCAGCTTCGGCCGCTGCGGGATTCCAATGCGGCGTTGAGAGCGGCCAGGCTGGAGATCAGTGATTCGCGGTGTTCGGCGTCGAGATCGCTCAGGATGCTCGCGATCCCCTGGAGTTTGACCTCGCGGTCGCGCTGGAAGGCCTCTGCGCCCGCCTCAGTGGCGCGGATCAGGCGTGGACCGGATGCCGCCGCCACGGATTCGAGGAGGCCGCGGTCGATGGCGCGGTTCACCTGCCGGTTCACGGTGGACTGCTCCAACTCCATCGCGGTCGCGATCTCCTTGAGCGTCTGCGGTCCATTGCAGTCGAGGAGCAGCAGCACCAGGTAGGCCGATCGGTCCAGTCGCAACTCCATCGACTTGGGGCGGGCACGCAGGTGCTGCCCGAGAGTGTTGATCTCGCGCTCCAGTCGGCGTGCCGCGTCGTCCATATCTGCCCCGATTCTGCCGCGGTGTGGTTTGTCCGTGTTGCGTGAGGCCATCGCGGAGGCATACGGTTGCACCCAACAACAATATGTATGTTACACACACGTACTCGGAATCGTCCCAAGGACTAGCCTGTGACCAGCAACGTTTCCGCCGCGGATCCGTCCGCGACGCATGACATCGGTGC includes:
- a CDS encoding MarR family winged helix-turn-helix transcriptional regulator, which codes for MDDAARRLEREINTLGQHLRARPKSMELRLDRSAYLVLLLLDCNGPQTLKEIATAMELEQSTVNRQVNRAIDRGLLESVAAASGPRLIRATEAGAEAFQRDREVKLQGIASILSDLDAEHRESLISSLAALNAALESRSGRS